A window of the Sporosarcina sp. FSL K6-2383 genome harbors these coding sequences:
- a CDS encoding amino acid racemase, whose product MKSNSEGIDKHMEKKTLGIIGGVGPLATMLVGEMIVRLTEAERDQDHVDMIITNNPHIPDRTAFILGESEEDPVPVILSDAKRLAVAGAQILVIPCNTAHSFFGQIEEGATLPLIDMIGETAARAAQDGAKRIGILGTTGTITTGVYQSACERYGMTPIIPDAHIQSVVMSLIYDDVKAGKPADHEKWMIIKGAMAEAGCDKVILGCTELSVVRQELGLGDEYIDSLLVLAETAIERCGHTVKK is encoded by the coding sequence ATGAAATCTAACAGTGAAGGTATTGACAAGCATATGGAAAAAAAAACGCTAGGAATTATCGGTGGTGTAGGTCCGCTTGCTACGATGTTAGTGGGTGAAATGATTGTTAGACTAACTGAGGCGGAAAGAGACCAAGACCATGTCGACATGATTATTACGAATAACCCACATATTCCCGATCGTACAGCCTTCATTTTAGGTGAAAGTGAAGAAGATCCAGTGCCAGTTATTTTATCAGATGCGAAGCGACTAGCCGTTGCTGGTGCTCAAATCCTTGTCATTCCATGCAATACGGCGCACTCTTTCTTCGGACAAATAGAGGAAGGTGCAACTCTTCCTTTGATTGACATGATAGGGGAGACGGCAGCAAGGGCTGCACAGGACGGAGCGAAGCGTATTGGTATTCTTGGGACAACTGGGACGATTACTACAGGCGTCTATCAGTCAGCGTGTGAGCGCTATGGCATGACGCCTATCATCCCAGATGCCCATATCCAGTCAGTGGTCATGTCCCTCATTTATGATGATGTGAAGGCTGGGAAACCAGCTGATCATGAGAAATGGATGATTATTAAAGGTGCGATGGCAGAAGCAGGCTGCGATAAGGTCATTCTTGGTTGCACAGAATTATCGGTCGTCAGGCAGGAGCTAGGACTGGGAGATGAATACATTGATTCGCTGTTAGTTCTTGCAGAAACCGCGATTGAAAGATGCGGTCATACCGTTAAAAAGTAA
- the map gene encoding type I methionyl aminopeptidase, with protein MIAKTEQDIEALKIIGKIVAEIREALKAATVPGKTTKEIDELAGRLFEEKGAISAPIDQYDFPGYTCISVNNEVAHGIPGSRVIQDGDLVNIDVSGSYGGYFADTGISFVAGTPDDKKQLLCDVAASAFELAMTKVKAGSSLNRIGKAVEREAKNHGLAVIKNLTGHGIGKSLHEEPQHILNYYDPSDKTLLKDGMVLAVEPFISQKAEHIIESGDGWTFITPDNSLVAQIEHTVIVTKGEPIILTKI; from the coding sequence ATGATTGCAAAAACTGAACAGGATATTGAGGCGCTAAAAATAATCGGTAAAATTGTTGCCGAAATCCGTGAAGCGTTAAAAGCAGCAACGGTCCCTGGTAAAACAACTAAAGAAATTGATGAGCTCGCGGGGCGTCTCTTTGAAGAAAAAGGAGCAATTTCTGCACCAATTGACCAATATGATTTCCCAGGGTACACATGCATTAGCGTCAACAATGAAGTAGCACATGGTATTCCAGGCTCTCGTGTTATTCAAGATGGAGACCTTGTTAATATCGACGTTTCTGGCTCTTATGGCGGCTATTTTGCTGATACTGGCATTTCTTTTGTTGCTGGAACACCAGACGACAAAAAACAACTGCTCTGCGATGTTGCCGCAAGTGCATTCGAGCTTGCGATGACGAAGGTGAAGGCAGGTTCTAGTTTGAACCGGATTGGTAAAGCGGTCGAACGTGAGGCGAAAAATCACGGGCTAGCCGTTATTAAAAACTTAACGGGCCACGGCATTGGTAAATCTTTGCATGAAGAACCACAGCATATTTTGAATTACTACGATCCTTCCGATAAGACTCTTTTGAAAGATGGCATGGTCCTTGCAGTCGAGCCTTTCATCTCACAAAAAGCTGAGCATATTATCGAATCAGGAGATGGCTGGACATTCATTACACCTGATAATTCGCTCGTTGCACAAATTGAACATACGGTTATCGTTACAAAAGGCGAGCCAATTATTTTGACAAAGATTTAA
- a CDS encoding DEAD/DEAH box helicase, translating to MSFLENMDDAFKNKWKFEHEMPIQTKLIPEMLAGKDIVAESPTGSGKTLAFVLPILQVVDGNKKQTQALIMTPSQELSMQIVNVIREWVQGTPITVTQLIGGANMQRQIEKLKKKPTIVVGTPGRLAELVKVKKLKMYDIRHIVLDEGDQLLSRDHRVIVKNMIDAAHPDRQVIAVSATITEEIEVVASKFMNDPIRIQVGAEEMPKSGKVVHSFVKTDIRDKTDVLRGISHLKGIRALAFINNVDQLRMKEMKLKYNEAPIAVLHSEMKKFERQQTLESFRKGELRVLIATDLAARGLDIEGLTHVIHVDVPHTIEQYLHRSGRTGRAGEDGEVLTLLSYAEERDYRKLTKGIKTVQKVWYKGQLTEGNSKTVGNSKKK from the coding sequence ATGTCCTTCTTGGAAAACATGGATGATGCATTCAAGAATAAATGGAAGTTCGAGCACGAAATGCCGATTCAAACAAAACTGATTCCAGAAATGCTGGCGGGTAAAGATATCGTCGCGGAATCACCGACAGGCTCTGGGAAGACGTTAGCTTTTGTCTTGCCTATTTTACAAGTAGTCGATGGCAATAAAAAACAAACCCAGGCATTGATTATGACGCCATCACAGGAGTTGTCGATGCAAATTGTCAATGTCATTAGAGAATGGGTGCAAGGAACACCAATTACTGTTACTCAGCTTATTGGCGGTGCTAATATGCAGCGTCAAATCGAGAAATTGAAGAAGAAACCAACAATTGTTGTTGGAACGCCAGGTCGTTTGGCGGAGCTTGTAAAAGTGAAGAAATTGAAAATGTATGATATACGTCATATTGTATTAGATGAGGGAGACCAGCTTCTATCTCGCGATCATCGAGTTATTGTAAAAAACATGATTGACGCAGCGCATCCAGACAGACAAGTCATTGCAGTATCTGCGACAATTACTGAGGAAATTGAAGTAGTTGCCAGCAAGTTTATGAATGATCCTATTCGCATTCAGGTTGGTGCTGAAGAAATGCCGAAATCAGGTAAAGTTGTTCATTCATTTGTTAAGACAGATATACGAGACAAGACAGATGTTTTACGGGGAATTTCTCATTTAAAAGGAATTCGTGCTTTAGCTTTTATTAATAATGTCGATCAGCTTCGGATGAAAGAAATGAAGCTCAAATATAATGAGGCACCGATTGCAGTCTTACATTCAGAAATGAAGAAATTTGAGCGACAGCAAACGCTGGAAAGCTTCCGTAAAGGGGAGTTACGTGTGCTAATCGCAACAGATCTTGCAGCGCGTGGATTAGATATCGAAGGACTGACGCATGTTATCCATGTAGACGTGCCGCACACGATTGAACAATACTTGCATCGATCTGGACGAACAGGACGTGCAGGAGAAGACGGAGAAGTGCTAACGCTGTTGTCCTATGCAGAGGAGCGCGATTACCGTAAGCTGACAAAAGGTATTAAAACGGTCCAAAAAGTATGGTATAAAGGCCAACTGACAGAAGGTAACTCGAAAACGGTTGGGAATAGTAAGAAAAAATGA
- a CDS encoding peptidoglycan bridge formation glycyltransferase FemA/FemB family protein, with protein sequence MALLDKLNTADVRRYDKFVRSSPYGSMMQDRLWAEVKDDWGNEHVYLEQDGEIIAAMSILIKRLPGGFSMLYATRGPVCDVTDLALVQRLLKEANSVAKKHKAIMLKFDPEIAYSDELYDLYKNAGFQLTSKDDDQEKLIQPRKNMILFLDDHDEETIMTKFSKKGRSTIRGAIKKGVQVRYSRSDEDIELFYETYRTMSERNNITTRSVEYFKKIRDRYEESRVYIAYHEGDILAGALTINYHGKMYYLYAGSTNVKRNLNPNHIMNYEMIKWGIEIGASQYDFGGFFEEGDGLYIFKKSFCDKDGATEYIGELDKVYKPFMYNILEKVIPLVKRLRKKPNQG encoded by the coding sequence ATGGCTTTGCTCGATAAATTGAATACGGCAGATGTGAGGAGGTACGATAAGTTTGTCCGCAGTTCTCCATATGGCTCTATGATGCAAGACCGATTATGGGCCGAGGTGAAGGATGATTGGGGAAATGAGCACGTCTACCTTGAACAGGATGGGGAAATTATCGCCGCGATGTCCATTCTTATAAAAAGATTACCAGGCGGCTTTTCTATGTTATATGCGACGAGAGGTCCGGTTTGTGATGTCACAGACTTGGCGCTTGTTCAGCGGCTTTTGAAGGAAGCGAACAGTGTTGCGAAGAAGCATAAAGCAATCATGCTGAAATTTGATCCTGAAATTGCGTATTCGGACGAGCTATATGATTTATATAAAAATGCAGGCTTTCAACTAACGTCAAAAGATGACGATCAAGAAAAACTCATTCAACCTCGTAAAAATATGATTCTCTTTTTGGATGATCATGATGAAGAAACAATCATGACAAAGTTTTCAAAAAAAGGGCGTAGTACGATTAGAGGTGCTATAAAAAAAGGTGTCCAAGTCCGTTATTCACGTAGTGATGAGGATATTGAATTATTTTATGAAACGTATCGAACGATGTCAGAGCGTAATAATATTACAACACGATCAGTGGAGTATTTCAAAAAAATCCGTGATAGGTACGAGGAGTCAAGAGTTTATATCGCCTATCATGAGGGCGATATTTTGGCAGGTGCGCTGACGATAAATTACCATGGGAAAATGTATTATTTGTATGCAGGTAGTACAAATGTCAAACGAAATTTGAATCCTAACCACATTATGAATTATGAAATGATAAAATGGGGTATTGAAATAGGAGCAAGTCAATACGATTTCGGTGGTTTTTTTGAAGAAGGGGACGGGTTGTATATTTTCAAGAAAAGCTTTTGTGATAAAGATGGCGCAACCGAGTATATCGGGGAGCTCGATAAAGTATACAAACCGTTCATGTATAACATCTTAGAAAAAGTCATTCCGCTGGTCAAGCGCTTGCGTAAGAAACCGAATCAGGGGTGA
- a CDS encoding glycerophosphodiester phosphodiesterase family protein: MRKLGKKKVSLLAGLVSACLLLLVGFNEHPPKQVEMTGMISVAHRGASSYAPENTQAAFQKGLELGADFLESDVHLSKDGELVILHDEKVDRTTNGTGFVKDYTLAELKELDAGMSFDASFSGEKIITLDELLDEFYGEIGLLIEIKKPKLYPGIEEKVVELLKKYEDVSGVIVQSFDIESMKKIHSLLPELQIAVLMKPSTLLPTSKRLEDLTSFATYINFDVSYINKRMVDRIHAYGGKVLVWSKRDQQLISKGFQYGVDGIITDFSQWPVEEPTFLARQ; this comes from the coding sequence ATGAGAAAACTAGGGAAAAAGAAAGTGAGTTTGTTAGCTGGTTTGGTCAGTGCTTGTTTGCTTCTACTTGTTGGATTTAATGAGCATCCGCCTAAGCAGGTAGAAATGACAGGAATGATTAGTGTTGCACATCGAGGGGCTTCTAGTTACGCACCTGAAAATACACAGGCTGCTTTTCAAAAAGGACTGGAGCTTGGGGCTGATTTTCTGGAGAGTGATGTCCATCTTTCCAAAGATGGAGAACTAGTTATTTTACATGATGAAAAAGTAGATCGAACGACGAATGGTACAGGTTTTGTCAAAGATTATACACTCGCTGAATTGAAAGAACTGGATGCGGGAATGTCATTTGATGCCTCTTTTAGCGGAGAAAAGATTATTACGCTTGATGAATTACTTGATGAGTTCTATGGTGAAATAGGGCTGTTAATAGAGATTAAGAAGCCTAAATTATACCCAGGTATTGAGGAAAAAGTAGTCGAATTATTAAAGAAGTATGAAGATGTAAGCGGTGTCATTGTGCAATCCTTTGATATTGAATCGATGAAGAAAATACATAGCTTACTTCCAGAATTACAAATTGCTGTTTTGATGAAGCCTTCTACACTATTGCCTACCTCTAAAAGATTAGAAGATTTAACATCATTTGCAACTTATATTAACTTCGATGTGTCGTATATTAATAAGCGAATGGTAGATCGTATACACGCCTATGGTGGAAAAGTGCTAGTGTGGTCGAAGAGAGATCAGCAGTTGATTTCGAAAGGATTTCAATATGGGGTAGATGGTATTATTACAGACTTTTCACAATGGCCAGTTGAAGAACCTACTTTTTTAGCTAGGCAATAA
- the thiT gene encoding energy-coupled thiamine transporter ThiT: protein MDRKRLQFLLEVAILGAISFVLDKIGFSMPQGGSVTLSMLPIVVMAFRWGIVGGMLTGFVSGILQLIMGGYVFNAIQAALDYFVAYALVGVAAVTLGWLLSGKAKGNKGTMVMAIVVGTVIGGLLRFLIHYIGGIVFFASYAPEGQPVWLYSLVYNASYMIPSIILSALVASLLFMSAPRLLQRT, encoded by the coding sequence TTGGATCGTAAACGTCTACAATTTTTACTCGAAGTAGCTATTTTAGGAGCTATATCATTTGTACTTGATAAGATTGGATTTTCAATGCCTCAGGGAGGTTCGGTCACATTATCTATGCTGCCAATTGTTGTCATGGCATTTCGTTGGGGCATTGTTGGGGGAATGCTGACGGGATTTGTCTCGGGGATTTTGCAACTGATTATGGGTGGCTATGTTTTTAATGCCATTCAGGCAGCACTCGATTATTTTGTCGCGTATGCACTTGTTGGTGTCGCGGCAGTTACGCTTGGTTGGCTGTTAAGTGGCAAAGCAAAAGGTAATAAAGGTACGATGGTCATGGCGATTGTTGTAGGTACGGTGATTGGCGGGCTTCTTCGATTTCTTATCCATTACATCGGCGGTATTGTATTCTTTGCGTCATATGCACCTGAGGGACAGCCGGTTTGGCTTTATTCGCTCGTATATAATGCAAGTTATATGATTCCTTCCATCATTTTATCAGCACTTGTAGCTTCATTATTATTTATGTCGGCACCACGTTTGCTACAACGTACATGA
- a CDS encoding ATP-grasp domain-containing protein, translating into MMGKAEFLPVILGSDDNAYGMARAFHEQYGIKSIVVTKGHILPTMHSKIIEKKIYENLDEPEIFVQSMLDLHKELKDRADKLLVVASNENYAELAIRSRAALEPFYVLPFISEELMDQVVYKERFYEMCEEHGLDYPDTVIFNKGMDPEMDLPFDFPVVVKPSDSMTYFNAQFEGKKKAYVLHDKAAFTEAIRNIYSSSYTDSLIIQDYIPGNDTVMRVLNAYVDQHGKVRMMCLGRVVLEDYTPILIGNYVGIIGEENAEIYAQYKKFLEAINFRGYANIDLKYDRRDGKYKIFELNIRQGRSSYFVTTNGYNMAKYLVEDRVNNSDLSIEYGSNSRLWHGVPKDLLINYTMDEELKSQVIDRFAKGEAARTLYYPADLSFIRKFKLNSFYKDYYKRFEKYFKLKD; encoded by the coding sequence ATGATGGGAAAAGCAGAATTTTTGCCGGTTATCCTTGGATCTGATGATAATGCATATGGTATGGCGAGGGCCTTTCATGAACAATATGGCATCAAGAGTATTGTTGTTACAAAAGGGCATATTTTACCGACGATGCATAGTAAGATTATAGAAAAGAAAATTTATGAGAACTTAGATGAACCTGAAATATTTGTCCAAAGTATGTTGGACCTTCATAAAGAATTAAAAGATCGTGCGGACAAGCTACTTGTTGTGGCGAGTAATGAGAATTATGCAGAACTTGCGATTCGCAGTCGAGCAGCGCTCGAACCCTTTTATGTTCTACCATTTATAAGTGAAGAGCTGATGGATCAGGTTGTCTATAAAGAGCGCTTCTATGAAATGTGTGAAGAGCATGGACTCGATTACCCAGATACAGTTATTTTTAATAAAGGAATGGACCCTGAGATGGATCTACCATTCGACTTTCCGGTCGTTGTGAAACCATCAGATAGCATGACGTATTTCAATGCGCAGTTCGAAGGGAAAAAGAAGGCGTATGTGCTACATGATAAGGCGGCATTTACGGAAGCCATCCGCAATATTTATTCATCAAGCTATACGGACTCGCTTATTATTCAAGATTATATCCCAGGGAACGATACGGTCATGCGTGTATTGAATGCCTATGTTGACCAACATGGCAAAGTGCGTATGATGTGTCTTGGACGAGTTGTCCTCGAAGACTATACGCCGATTTTGATTGGGAATTATGTCGGTATTATTGGTGAAGAGAATGCAGAAATCTATGCACAATATAAAAAGTTCCTCGAAGCGATCAACTTCCGCGGCTATGCCAACATCGATTTGAAGTATGACAGACGCGATGGTAAATATAAAATTTTTGAATTGAATATTAGACAAGGTAGAAGTAGTTATTTTGTAACGACGAATGGCTATAATATGGCCAAATACCTCGTTGAGGATCGGGTCAATAATAGTGATTTATCGATTGAGTACGGCTCGAATAGCCGGCTATGGCATGGGGTGCCTAAGGATCTTCTTATTAACTATACGATGGATGAAGAACTGAAATCCCAAGTCATTGATCGGTTTGCTAAAGGGGAGGCCGCACGCACGCTGTATTACCCTGCGGATCTCAGTTTCATTCGTAAATTTAAATTGAATTCATTTTACAAAGATTACTACAAACGTTTTGAGAAGTATTTCAAATTAAAGGACTAA